GCATTTTTACCCCGCCTGAAATTTGTTTAACTACAGCAGCTTTTCTTTCATGCATTTTCTTTCAAGTGGCTTGACTATCAACTTTGATGTCTTCTAAGTTTGCGACAACTCCATAACTTGCAGCATTTTTTAATGTTTCAAGAACATGAACTGAAGCTAGCATTGCTTTAGTTGGAATACATCCAATGTTCAAGCAAACACCACCTCAGAATTCTTTTTCAATAATTAAAACTTTTTTGCCAGATTTACCTAATTCTTCGGCCGCTAAATATCCCCCAGGACCAGCACCTACAACGATTACGTCAAATTCAGCGTCAATTTGTCCGGCGTATACAACACCTTTTTCGCTAAAAGCTTTTTTCATAAATTTATTTCCCTTCATTATTTCAACATTTGTTGATTTTGATATTGATATTATAAAAAAAGAAATTATTTCTATAATAAAATTTAAATTTTTTTTATTAATTAAAGCTAATTTATGAAATAAAAATGCAAACAGCGTTTTATGCTTATAATTAAGATATGTCAAATAATATAGTAGAAATTAAAATTGAGATTCAAAAAGGATCAAATATTAAATATGAATATGACCGCGCTGATGGTCAAATACACGTGGATAGAATATTAAGAGGAGATTTTGTCTATCCAGCAAACTACGGATTTATTCCAAACGCTTTAGACTGAGATGGAGATGAATTAGACGTTTTACTTTATTCTCAAGAAAAATTTGTTCCTGGCGTACTATTAAACGCTCGTATTATTGGAGCAATGAAAATGATAGACTCTGGAGAAACTGACACTAAGTTAATTGCGGTTCATGCAGATGATTACAGATTAGACTCAATCACTTCTATTGAACAGTTACCAGAACCATTTTTAAAAAATGTTGAAACTTTCTTCAATAATTATAAAAATTGAAAAAAACCTGGAGCATCAAAAGTTACTGGTTTTGAAGGCTTAAAATGAGCTTTAGATGAGCTAGAAGAATGCAAAAACTTAATGATTGAATATGGCAAAATGCCTAAAAAAGAATTTGTTGCATTAATGATGAAAAAACACCCGGAAAAATACGAAGAATAAGGTATTGCCTTATTTTTCTTTTTTTACACATATTCAATATATTTCGCAAAAATCAAATGAATGAAAATTTATATATACTCTTGTATTTTTAAAATATAGGTAAAATAAGATTTATAATTATAATAGGAGATAAAAACTTGCTCCTTGAAAGGAAGAATTATGAGTAAAAGCATTAATACATTAAGAAAAGAAAGTCAGTTAAAAACAATGATCGCACAAATTGTTACGACAGAATTAACAAACACAAACATTATTAATCCGACCGTTATAGACTGCGAACTTTCTGCAGATTCTTCACACGCAAAGGTTTTTGTCACATTCAGTGAAAAATCAGATGATGGAATTGAAGCAATCAGAAACGCTTCAGGTTTCATTAGAAAATCACTATCAAAAAATTTAAATTGAAGAAAAGTTCCTGAAATACACTTTGAACTAGACCACGTTATCGATGACGCTATGAAAATTGAAAAAATTCTAGCAAAAATCAAAACTGATGAATAATTCAAATTAAAAACTTAATAAAAAAATTAACATTTCGCAAATGTTAATTTTTTTCGTCTAACAACAAATCTTTATTTTGAAATATGAATGCGTAATCGTTAATTTTATA
This genomic interval from Mycoplasma miroungigenitalium contains the following:
- a CDS encoding inorganic diphosphatase, with protein sequence MSNNIVEIKIEIQKGSNIKYEYDRADGQIHVDRILRGDFVYPANYGFIPNALDWDGDELDVLLYSQEKFVPGVLLNARIIGAMKMIDSGETDTKLIAVHADDYRLDSITSIEQLPEPFLKNVETFFNNYKNWKKPGASKVTGFEGLKWALDELEECKNLMIEYGKMPKKEFVALMMKKHPEKYEE
- the rbfA gene encoding 30S ribosome-binding factor RbfA, translated to MSKSINTLRKESQLKTMIAQIVTTELTNTNIINPTVIDCELSADSSHAKVFVTFSEKSDDGIEAIRNASGFIRKSLSKNLNWRKVPEIHFELDHVIDDAMKIEKILAKIKTDE